The genomic window GACCCGTTACGCCTTTTCCCGCACCTTCGATTATCAGGCCTATCTCTGGGCCGCGATCTTCTACCTGACGATCGTCGAAACGCTGCGGCATGTCTGGGCATGGCTGGAAGCTCGCCTGACGCGACACCTCAAGCGCTGAACGGCAAGATTGGCAGCACTCATCAATAGAGGCTGCCAACATTTTGAAAAATATAACAAATTTGTGACGGTTCGGGCCTTTGGCAAGCTTGGATTAACCCTGTCGTGTTCCCATGTCAGATACAGCGGCAATGCTGTGATCGCAATCATGAATACGGGAACCGCCGTCATGAACAAGGAAATGGAAATGATGCTGCGAGGCTACGGCCTCACCACCGCCCAGATATTCTACCACCTGCCGGACCATCCGCTGGTTCTCCAGACCTATGTCTGGCAGGACTATGATCTGGCCCCGGACTTCCCCGAAATGCACGGTTTTCTCAAATTCTGGCAGGAAAAGCTCGACGGTCCCCTGCATTCCGTCCGCTACGTCCACCGGCAGGTTATCTCGGCGCAGGAATGGCGGGCGCTGAAAGGAGAGTTCATCCTCCACTGAGCACCAAGCCCACATAAACATTGCGCCCGTTCCCGATGCGGCTTACAGCAAACGTCAATTGAAGACGTTGACGGATAAGGCACGATGACCAAGAACCAGAAGATCGACGAAGAGGCGCTCGCCGAGGCCTATAACCGCGCGCTGTCGCTCGAAAAGGCCGGCGATGTGGATGCGGCGGTGAAGGCTTATGAGGAAGTTCTGGCCATCGACCCTGACGATCACGGCGGCGCAGCCGTGCGCATTGCCGCCATGGGCCGCGGCGAACAGCCCTCGAAAGCGCCCGACGCTTACGTCGAAACCCTGTTCGACCAGCATGCCGAAGCCTTCGAGGATATTCTTGTCGAGCAGCTGGGTTATGCCGTGCCGATGATGGTGCGCCAGCGGCTGCAGACGCTAAAACTCGGCCCTTTCAAGCGTCTGCTCGATCTCGGCTGCGGCACCGGTCTGACCGGCGAGGCGCTACGCGATATGGCCGACGACATCACCGGCATCGACATTTCCGAAAACATGGTCGAGATCGCCCATGAGAAGGACCTTTACGAGACGCTCTACGTCGCCGAAGCCGAGGACTTTCTCGAGGACAATGACGACGAGCCCTTCGACATCATCACCGCAACCGATGTGCTGCCCTATCTCGGCGCGCTGGAACCGCTGTTTTTCGGCGCCGTCGAAAACCTCAATGCCGGCGGCCTACTGATCTTCTCGTCGGAAACCCTGCCCGGAGACATCATGGCCGGACGGCCCTATATGGTCGGCCCGCACCAGCGTTTCGCCCATGCCGAAACCTACGTGCGGGAACGATTGGCCGCCACCGGTTTCGAGATCGTCGAAGTCAC from Agrobacterium tumefaciens includes these protein-coding regions:
- a CDS encoding usg protein → MNKEMEMMLRGYGLTTAQIFYHLPDHPLVLQTYVWQDYDLAPDFPEMHGFLKFWQEKLDGPLHSVRYVHRQVISAQEWRALKGEFILH
- a CDS encoding class I SAM-dependent DNA methyltransferase, whose translation is MTKNQKIDEEALAEAYNRALSLEKAGDVDAAVKAYEEVLAIDPDDHGGAAVRIAAMGRGEQPSKAPDAYVETLFDQHAEAFEDILVEQLGYAVPMMVRQRLQTLKLGPFKRLLDLGCGTGLTGEALRDMADDITGIDISENMVEIAHEKDLYETLYVAEAEDFLEDNDDEPFDIITATDVLPYLGALEPLFFGAVENLNAGGLLIFSSETLPGDIMAGRPYMVGPHQRFAHAETYVRERLAATGFEIVEVTDINVRMQDGNPTPGHLVIAKLKG